The Dendropsophus ebraccatus isolate aDenEbr1 chromosome 10, aDenEbr1.pat, whole genome shotgun sequence genome has a segment encoding these proteins:
- the CCNB3 gene encoding G2/mitotic-specific cyclin-B3, with translation MLPHRHSRTVLPKVSRTGKPIAAEAVQPLKEDCGQTKRSPSSPQGAAKKRSAFGDITNANKNQQLLQKKKEGQKAIVKKTKNVAVSGLLKNNEINVKRTQRKVAILDVAVDVVKEEKVSNEVKPKEVKAKAETCVEQPLPPNVEDIDKDSLDDPFSSSEYAMDIFAYMREREEKFVLSNYMESQGDISKEMRAILVDWMVEVQENFELNHETLYLAVKLVDHYLAVSVITREKLQLIGSTAVLIASKFEERCPPCLDDFLYICDDAYKREELVAMEMDILQKLNFDINIPVPYRFLRRFGKCAHASMETLTLARYICELTLQDYDFVQESASKMAASCLLLALKMKELGGWTTTLQHYSGYQAMDLLPLVKRLNFLLICQPNEKLKAVRSKYSHRVFFEVAKLPPLDVLKLEESFQS, from the exons ATGTTGCCTCATCGTCACTCTCGGACAGTGTTACCCAAAGTTTCTCGCACAGGAAAGCCAATTGCTGCGGAGGCTGTACAGCCTTTGAAG GAGGATTGTGGACAGACAAAGCGTTCACCATCATCTCCACAGGGTGCAGCAAAAAAGAGATCTGCCTTTGGAGACATTACCAAT GCTAACAAGAATCAGCAACTACTCCAAAAGAAGAAAGAAGGCCAGAAAGCTATTGTAAAGAAGACAAAAAATGTAGCTGTCTCTGGACtcttaaaaaataatgaaattaATGTCAAGAG AACACAGAGAAAAGTTGCTATCTTGGATGTAGCTGTCGATGtagtaaaagaagaaaaagtgaGCAATGAAGTCAAGCCGAAAGAAGTTAAAGCAAAAGCGGAAACTTGTGTGGAACAG CCTTTACCACCAAATGTGGAGGATATTGATAAAGACTCTCTTGATGACCCATTTAGCAGCTCTGAGTATGCTATGGATATCTTTGCTTACATGCGTGAAAGAGAG GAAAAATTTGTGCTTTCTAATTATATGGAGTCTCAGGGTGATATCAGTAAAGAAATGAGAGCAATTCTGGTGGACTGGATGGTGGAGGTGCAG GAGAACTTTGAACTGAATCACGAGACACTCTACCTGGCTGTAAAATTGGTGGACCATTACTTAGCCGTCTCGGTTATTACTAGGGAGAAGCTACAGCTGATTGGATCTACTGCTGTGCTCATTGCTTCTAAATTTGAG GAACGCTGCCCACCATGTTTGGATGATTTCCTTTATATCTGCGATGATGCATACAAGAGAGAGGAGCTTGTAGCAATGGAGATGGACATCTTACAGAAGCTTAACTTTGACATAAACATCCCTGTCCCTTATCGCTTTCTGCGCCGTTTTGGGAAG TGTGCCCATGCAAGTATGGAGACTCTTACACTTGCAAGATACATATGTGAGCTAACACTGCAAGACTATGACTTTGTTCAAGAAAGTGCTTCCAAGATGGCTGCAAGCTGCCTGCTTCTTGCTCTGAAGATGAAAGAGTTGGGCGGATGG ACAACCACACTACAACATTACAGTGGATATCAGGCAATGGATCTGTTACCTCTTGTGAAAAGATTGAACTTCCTGCTTATTTGTCAGCCAAATGAAAAGCTGAAGGCAGTAAGGAGCAAATACTCCCACAG GGTGTTCTTTGAAGTTGCAAAACTCCCACCCTTAGATGTCCTGAAGCTAGAAGAATCATTCCAGAgctaa